A genomic region of Methanothermobacter thermautotrophicus str. Delta H contains the following coding sequences:
- a CDS encoding ATP cone domain-containing protein — MNVIKRRGFREPYEPSKIRASLEKAAIDAGYSPEEKREIIERVYETVKKKIEVEEEIKSDTIRACLLTELDRCEPYIAKSWRRFEKKYKK, encoded by the coding sequence ATGAATGTTATAAAGAGGAGGGGTTTCAGGGAGCCCTATGAACCATCCAAGATAAGGGCATCACTGGAGAAGGCAGCCATTGATGCCGGTTACAGTCCTGAGGAGAAGAGGGAGATCATCGAGAGGGTCTACGAGACCGTTAAAAAGAAGATAGAGGTTGAAGAGGAGATAAAGAGCGATACAATACGGGCGTGTCTCCTGACCGAGCTTGACAGGTGTGAACCATACATTGCAAAGTCCTGGAGAAGGTTTGAGAAGAAGTACAAGAAGTAG
- a CDS encoding ferritin-like domain-containing protein, which yields MAEAARIEDRNHFEALVPRIYELGGELPGDMKEFHDISGCPPAYLPAKTNDTMEILEVLVAAERCAVRQCTHICNITAGKDHRTYDLALSILHEEIAARIMVLRVPG from the coding sequence ATCGCCGAGGCTGCAAGGATAGAGGACAGGAACCACTTCGAGGCCCTTGTACCCAGGATATATGAACTCGGCGGTGAACTTCCAGGGGACATGAAGGAATTCCATGACATCTCAGGATGCCCACCGGCATACCTCCCGGCTAAGACCAATGACACGATGGAGATCCTTGAGGTCCTGGTGGCAGCAGAGAGGTGTGCTGTCAGACAGTGCACCCATATATGTAACATCACCGCCGGGAAGGACCACAGGACCTATGACCTTGCACTCTCAATACTCCATGAGGAGATAGCAGCACGAATCATGGTTCTCAGAGTTCCTGGGTGA
- a CDS encoding cytochrome b5 domain-containing protein: MRIFTLEELLAFDGRSGPAYIAFEGRVYDVSGSFLWRDGRHQAGHSAGSDLTEDIKKAPHGAELLERFPVVGVLAEGGSADG; encoded by the coding sequence ATGAGAATATTCACCCTGGAAGAACTCCTGGCATTTGATGGGAGGTCAGGGCCAGCATACATTGCATTTGAGGGAAGGGTCTATGATGTTTCAGGGAGCTTCCTCTGGAGGGACGGGAGACACCAGGCAGGCCACAGTGCAGGATCAGACCTCACAGAGGATATAAAGAAAGCCCCACATGGGGCTGAACTCCTTGAAAGGTTCCCGGTTGTTGGTGTACTCGCTGAGGGGGGAAGTGCTGATGGCTGA
- a CDS encoding HAD-IC family P-type ATPase, translating into MIMLMTRWKNISEIRTEEVPDELETSVNGLKEAEIRKRLNIHGPNEILFKRPMALLRFLKQFQSLLVYVLLMVAIFTAVIGEWIDTVVIARVVILNSTVGFIQEGKASEAIEALQKFTWSESAVIRDGEKIRIPSRLLVPGDIIITGGGERSPADIRILESKNLLVDESALTEESVPVEKDSDPLTDEDIERGEFRNILFSGTLIMKERGMGAVISTGPETEPGRIAETVQKVEVKTPLLKKIDEFSRTITITVIILATLNFTAALIFGYETVFSFLTSTSLAVAPIPEGLPAVLTVTLALAVRAMAERNAIVRNLPSVETRGSVTVICSDKTGTLTRNEMTVKCIYAGGVFYEVEGTGYDQEGKIKRKGVEITENPGPLEDILTCALNFNNASVEGGASR; encoded by the coding sequence ATGATAATGTTGATGACCCGATGGAAGAATATATCAGAGATAAGAACGGAGGAGGTTCCTGATGAACTCGAAACATCCGTTAACGGCCTGAAAGAGGCTGAGATCAGAAAGAGGCTGAATATTCACGGTCCCAATGAGATCCTCTTTAAAAGGCCGATGGCTCTATTAAGATTTCTTAAGCAGTTTCAGAGCCTCCTAGTCTACGTCCTTCTTATGGTGGCGATATTCACAGCGGTTATAGGTGAATGGATTGACACCGTGGTAATAGCCAGAGTCGTGATCCTGAATTCCACAGTAGGATTCATACAGGAGGGAAAGGCCTCTGAAGCCATAGAGGCCCTCCAGAAGTTCACCTGGTCAGAATCCGCTGTAATCAGGGATGGTGAGAAGATCAGAATCCCCTCAAGGCTCCTCGTACCCGGTGACATAATAATAACTGGTGGTGGAGAGCGATCTCCGGCCGATATAAGGATACTGGAATCAAAGAACCTCCTTGTGGACGAGTCAGCCCTCACAGAAGAATCAGTGCCTGTTGAAAAGGACTCTGATCCCCTCACCGATGAGGATATTGAGAGGGGTGAGTTCAGGAACATCCTCTTCAGCGGTACCCTCATAATGAAGGAGAGGGGCATGGGCGCTGTAATCTCAACAGGCCCGGAAACAGAGCCTGGAAGGATAGCAGAAACTGTACAGAAGGTTGAAGTCAAAACCCCTCTTCTTAAAAAAATTGACGAATTTTCACGCACCATAACCATTACAGTAATTATCCTTGCGACCCTTAACTTCACTGCAGCACTGATATTTGGTTATGAGACCGTTTTCTCATTCCTCACCTCAACATCCCTGGCCGTAGCACCCATACCTGAAGGTCTGCCTGCCGTGCTAACAGTGACCCTTGCCCTTGCAGTGAGGGCCATGGCTGAAAGAAATGCCATAGTTCGCAATCTACCATCCGTTGAAACCCGTGGGAGCGTTACAGTGATATGCTCAGATAAAACAGGGACACTCACCAGGAATGAGATGACTGTAAAATGCATATACGCCGGGGGTGTCTTCTATGAAGTTGAAGGGACAGGATATGACCAGGAGGGCAAAATAAAACGGAAAGGAGTGGAGATCACAGAGAATCCAGGACCCCTTGAAGATATTCTCACCTGTGCACTGAACTTTAACAATGCATCAGTTGAGGGGGGTGCTTCACGGTGA
- a CDS encoding ABC transporter ATP-binding protein, producing the protein MHVIELSGITKSYGDIKVLEDVNLKVREGETLGIIGPTGAGKSTLLRIMDLLERPDDGEILFMGENVDDLKPLEVRRRMGMVFQNTPVFRGTVAESILYGPRIRGERPHESEVKDVLETMGLKGYGSRRTTELSGGERQRLALAQVLINRPEVVLLDEATSSLDPISRSRMEDVIAELDVTVIFTTHDLLQGQKLADRIAILNRSILQTGEPREIFKKPASRFVAEFVGARNMLRGRAHITAEGISLIECDGISIYSSERATGDVSATIRPEDITVSWQRTDSSALNQLEGRVLAVRDAGSVQQLEVRCGGETLTVHMTGKSLNDMGITTGSRVWIEFKASAVHVIR; encoded by the coding sequence ATGCATGTAATTGAACTTTCAGGGATAACAAAAAGCTACGGGGACATTAAGGTCCTGGAGGACGTTAACCTTAAGGTGCGGGAGGGGGAGACCCTGGGCATCATAGGACCAACAGGGGCCGGGAAATCCACCCTCCTGCGGATAATGGACCTCCTTGAAAGACCGGATGATGGTGAGATACTGTTCATGGGGGAAAACGTTGATGACCTGAAACCACTGGAGGTCAGGAGGAGGATGGGTATGGTGTTCCAGAACACCCCGGTATTCAGGGGCACCGTGGCTGAGAGCATCCTCTACGGTCCCCGCATCAGGGGTGAGAGGCCTCATGAGTCAGAGGTGAAGGATGTCCTTGAAACCATGGGACTTAAGGGCTATGGGTCCAGAAGAACCACTGAACTCTCCGGTGGGGAACGGCAGCGCCTGGCTCTGGCCCAGGTCCTCATAAACCGGCCCGAAGTTGTGCTCCTTGATGAGGCGACATCCAGCCTTGACCCGATCTCAAGGTCAAGGATGGAGGATGTGATAGCTGAACTGGATGTTACAGTGATATTCACGACCCATGACCTCCTCCAGGGACAGAAGCTTGCAGACAGGATTGCAATCCTCAACCGGTCAATCCTCCAGACTGGTGAGCCCCGGGAGATATTCAAAAAACCGGCAAGCAGGTTCGTGGCAGAATTTGTTGGTGCCAGGAACATGCTGAGGGGGAGGGCCCATATCACCGCTGAAGGGATATCCCTCATCGAATGTGATGGTATAAGCATCTACTCATCAGAGAGGGCCACAGGAGATGTTTCAGCCACCATAAGGCCTGAGGACATAACTGTATCCTGGCAGAGGACGGATTCAAGTGCCCTGAACCAGCTGGAGGGCAGGGTGCTGGCTGTACGTGACGCCGGTTCGGTGCAGCAGCTTGAGGTGCGCTGTGGTGGTGAAACCCTCACCGTCCACATGACAGGGAAGTCCCTCAATGATATGGGGATCACCACCGGGTCCAGGGTCTGGATAGAGTTCAAGGCCTCTGCGGTTCATGTAATCAGATGA
- a CDS encoding DUF3320 domain-containing protein — protein MRSPYGQESPETPETEQEAVEPDDMEEAVDEVDEPAVDDSGGLEVTGESGGPDQEPPMDGAAEYVEYETDKLREPDDLYRSPTPIISSVVSEIVSMEGRIHVEEVIRRIRESCGLRRAGRRVRSIINSAIEMAENNGNIKRNGEFLSSQTQCLLRFEGEVEGSTSPSYPPWRSRRR, from the coding sequence TTGAGGAGCCCGTATGGCCAGGAGTCACCTGAGACTCCTGAAACTGAACAGGAGGCTGTTGAACCGGATGATATGGAAGAGGCTGTTGATGAGGTGGATGAACCTGCGGTTGATGATTCCGGGGGTCTTGAGGTAACGGGAGAGTCAGGGGGTCCTGACCAGGAACCCCCCATGGATGGAGCGGCAGAGTATGTTGAGTATGAAACCGACAAGCTCAGGGAACCGGATGACCTCTACCGGAGCCCCACACCCATAATATCCTCTGTTGTCAGTGAGATAGTATCCATGGAGGGTCGTATCCACGTGGAGGAGGTTATAAGGCGTATAAGGGAGTCATGCGGGTTGAGGAGGGCCGGGAGGAGGGTCAGGAGCATAATCAACTCTGCCATTGAGATGGCAGAGAACAATGGCAACATCAAGAGAAACGGTGAATTCCTCTCCTCTCAGACTCAATGCCTGTTACGGTTCGAAGGAGAAGTGGAAGGATCGACATCTCCCTCATATCCCCCATGGAGATCGAGGAGGCGGTGA
- a CDS encoding substrate-binding domain-containing protein, with translation MDRKYIALAAIAAVIIIAIAFYAISGNGDREILRISTTTSLEDTGLLEDVEAAFERKYPNIDVQIVSGGTGIALERGKRGDADLLIVHDKKREEEFIKDGYGVKRYPFAYNYFYIVGPADDPAGIKDAKTGKDAFRKILEGAEKNPEKVKFVSRGDNSGTNSREIKIWKNVTDYNSTVNGSAWYIETGSGMADTLRVANEKKAYALTDSGTYLAYRNRTTLVAYLTEDKSLLNVYSAVTINPARVKGVNTDAAEKFVEFLMSEECQNLIAGYGKAEYGQPLFTALFGGEEPKS, from the coding sequence ATGGACAGGAAATACATTGCACTGGCAGCCATTGCAGCTGTCATCATCATAGCAATAGCATTTTACGCAATCTCAGGCAATGGAGATAGAGAAATACTCAGAATATCCACCACAACAAGCCTGGAGGACACCGGCCTCCTTGAGGATGTTGAGGCAGCCTTCGAGCGGAAATACCCCAACATAGATGTGCAGATAGTTTCAGGTGGAACCGGGATAGCCCTTGAACGCGGAAAGAGGGGTGATGCAGACCTCCTGATAGTCCACGATAAGAAGAGGGAAGAGGAATTCATAAAGGATGGATACGGTGTGAAGAGATACCCCTTCGCCTACAACTACTTCTACATCGTGGGACCTGCTGATGACCCCGCAGGTATTAAAGATGCGAAAACAGGGAAGGATGCCTTCAGAAAGATACTTGAAGGAGCAGAGAAGAACCCTGAGAAGGTCAAGTTCGTATCAAGGGGCGATAACTCAGGCACAAACTCAAGGGAGATAAAGATATGGAAGAACGTAACAGACTACAACAGCACCGTCAACGGATCAGCATGGTACATTGAGACCGGAAGCGGAATGGCGGACACCCTGAGGGTTGCAAACGAGAAGAAGGCCTACGCACTCACAGATTCAGGGACATACCTCGCCTACAGGAACAGAACAACCCTCGTGGCCTACCTGACAGAGGATAAATCACTGCTCAATGTATACTCAGCAGTAACCATCAACCCTGCAAGGGTGAAGGGCGTGAACACCGACGCCGCAGAGAAGTTCGTTGAGTTCCTCATGAGCGAAGAATGCCAGAACCTCATAGCCGGGTACGGGAAGGCTGAATACGGGCAGCCACTCTTCACAGCCCTCTTCGGAGGGGAGGAACCAAAAAGCTAA
- a CDS encoding ZIP family metal transporter has product MDPGNPVFNAFLATIFTWLMTLAGAALVFLPLQGDRKLLDSSLGFAAGIMIAASFWSLLVPAIELSPTGVYAWVPPAAGFLAGGLFLSAMDRIIPHLHPGCDPEGLPTTWRRNRLLLLAVVIHNLPEGLAIGVAFGAAASTGGLAAPLALALGIGIQNLPEGAAVSLPLLGEGLSRWRSFIYGQLSGVIEVLGGIGGALMVYSFSGIMPYALGFAAGAMIFVVIEDLIPECQSGGNTDLATVSALMGFVLMMVLDLALA; this is encoded by the coding sequence ATGGATCCTGGAAACCCTGTCTTCAATGCATTCCTTGCAACCATCTTCACCTGGCTCATGACCCTTGCAGGGGCGGCCCTGGTTTTTCTACCGCTGCAGGGTGATAGAAAACTCCTTGACTCATCCCTTGGATTTGCAGCAGGTATAATGATCGCTGCGAGCTTCTGGTCACTCCTGGTCCCTGCCATTGAACTTTCACCCACCGGGGTGTATGCCTGGGTTCCTCCGGCTGCCGGGTTCCTTGCCGGTGGTCTCTTCCTCTCAGCCATGGACAGGATCATACCACACCTTCACCCTGGCTGTGACCCTGAAGGTCTGCCAACGACCTGGCGGAGGAACAGACTCCTTCTCCTTGCAGTTGTGATACACAACCTTCCTGAGGGGCTGGCCATCGGTGTTGCCTTCGGTGCAGCTGCCAGTACCGGTGGACTTGCAGCTCCCCTTGCACTGGCACTGGGTATAGGTATACAGAACCTCCCGGAGGGTGCAGCGGTATCACTGCCCCTCCTTGGTGAGGGACTCTCCAGGTGGAGGAGCTTCATCTATGGACAGTTATCAGGTGTTATTGAGGTACTTGGAGGGATTGGAGGTGCCCTCATGGTCTACTCCTTTTCAGGGATAATGCCCTATGCCCTTGGCTTTGCAGCGGGGGCCATGATATTCGTTGTGATAGAGGACCTGATACCGGAGTGCCAGAGCGGAGGTAACACGGATCTTGCCACGGTCTCAGCGCTCATGGGCTTTGTTCTCATGATGGTACTTGACCTCGCACTTGCCTGA
- a CDS encoding ABC transporter permease, which translates to MNEILTGFIRALELMASLDPELMDITARTLMISLSSTGIAAVVAVPLASVIDSREFRGRRFIINIIQTLYSMPTVLVGLFVFLLISRSGPLGSFNLLFTPAGMILGQSILILPLVTGFSLTALRSVKPELRDLARSLGATEYQVMMKVITEARYAVMAAIILGFGRAISEVGVAIMLGGNIRGFTRVITTAISLETSKGNIELSIALGIILLLISLMVNTALNHFQEK; encoded by the coding sequence TTGAACGAGATACTCACCGGATTCATAAGGGCCCTTGAACTCATGGCATCACTTGACCCTGAACTCATGGATATAACCGCACGCACGCTGATGATCTCACTATCATCCACCGGCATCGCAGCAGTGGTAGCAGTGCCTCTAGCCTCAGTAATTGACTCCCGGGAATTCAGGGGCAGGAGGTTCATCATAAACATCATACAGACACTCTACAGCATGCCAACGGTACTTGTGGGGCTCTTCGTCTTCCTTCTCATATCGCGCTCAGGACCCCTTGGGTCATTCAACCTCCTGTTCACACCCGCCGGCATGATACTGGGCCAGAGCATACTGATACTGCCCCTGGTAACAGGATTCAGCCTCACGGCCCTGAGGAGCGTTAAACCTGAACTCCGGGATCTTGCAAGGTCCCTGGGGGCCACGGAGTATCAGGTTATGATGAAGGTCATCACCGAGGCGAGGTACGCGGTCATGGCCGCCATCATCCTGGGCTTCGGCAGGGCCATATCAGAGGTGGGTGTGGCCATAATGCTCGGTGGTAACATAAGGGGATTCACAAGGGTCATAACAACAGCCATATCCCTTGAGACATCTAAGGGTAACATTGAACTCTCAATAGCCCTTGGAATAATACTCCTCCTGATCTCCCTGATGGTTAACACGGCCCTCAACCACTTCCAGGAGAAATGA
- a CDS encoding H+-transporting ATPase, which produces MTPPREPWWLQPIRGIRTLKERADEIPFDSSRKYMAVLTEDGTIYTKGAPERITEMCSHEAGDEKNVEIDRERLMAIEIEKYLMRRWKHE; this is translated from the coding sequence GTGACCCCACCAAGGGAGCCCTGGTGGTTGCAGCCCATAAGGGGAATAAGGACACTGAAGGAGAGAGCCGATGAAATACCCTTTGACTCATCAAGGAAGTACATGGCTGTCCTCACAGAGGATGGGACCATCTACACCAAGGGGGCTCCTGAAAGGATAACTGAGATGTGCAGCCATGAGGCTGGTGATGAGAAAAACGTGGAGATTGACAGAGAAAGGCTCATGGCAATAGAAATTGAGAAGTACCTTATGAGAAGGTGGAAACATGAATGA
- a CDS encoding thiamine pyrophosphate-binding protein has product MADFRCTVCNYIFHEEADGEFDSLPADWRCPVCNAPRTAFVRVPSTLEEGGRTVSEVFISQLAAWGLKYVFGIPGTSTLGLVDALRRNDEIRYIQVRHEAAAAFMASSYGKLTGQPAVCMAVAGPRASNLITGLLDAALDRAPVLAVTGHVETYRIGTGASQEIDQHSLFESFSVYNMTLVSPDEAAEIAREAVKHAILERGVSHVDVPRDVQTMECTAPVKPLRGMMAEAAVTPPRNRLRAAADLINRAERPVIIAGFGALEAADSVVELAERIGAAIVSTFRGKGIVDNDYPLYLGCHGSLGSAAAAEAVRKADLLLVIGSSFSDLTRIPPRRTLQVDIDPMMVARRHPVEQGLTGRSSLIVQELISMVEEKERGPYLAELGELRDEWLGLLESEADPSLRPIRPQYIISVLNRELDDDAIITLDVGENGWWFGRNFQMKSTRGFSFQVTWGSMGFGLPAAIAAQLEFPDRQVVCINNRNLAMIMQEQRVEGFPVWQTELQDCDFAGFAENCGGRGLRVDDPGELEDSVREALGTDGPVLVDIETDPRRFI; this is encoded by the coding sequence ATGGCTGACTTCAGGTGCACTGTATGCAACTACATATTCCATGAGGAGGCTGATGGGGAATTCGATTCACTCCCTGCTGACTGGCGATGCCCTGTCTGCAATGCGCCACGCACAGCCTTTGTGAGGGTTCCATCCACTCTTGAGGAGGGCGGCAGGACGGTTTCTGAGGTCTTCATCTCCCAGCTGGCAGCTTGGGGTCTTAAATACGTTTTCGGCATCCCGGGCACATCCACCCTGGGACTCGTTGATGCCCTCAGAAGGAACGATGAGATAAGGTACATACAGGTGCGTCATGAGGCTGCAGCGGCCTTCATGGCCTCCAGCTACGGTAAACTTACTGGTCAGCCCGCGGTCTGCATGGCTGTGGCCGGCCCCCGGGCATCGAACCTTATAACAGGGCTCCTTGACGCGGCCCTTGACCGGGCCCCGGTTCTTGCAGTCACAGGACATGTCGAAACCTACAGGATAGGTACAGGTGCAAGCCAGGAGATAGATCAGCATAGCCTCTTTGAGTCTTTCTCGGTCTACAACATGACCCTTGTGAGCCCGGATGAGGCAGCTGAGATTGCCAGGGAGGCTGTGAAGCACGCCATCCTTGAGCGGGGTGTTTCACATGTTGACGTCCCCCGGGATGTCCAGACCATGGAGTGCACAGCCCCGGTGAAGCCCCTCAGGGGCATGATGGCGGAGGCTGCAGTCACACCCCCCAGGAATCGTCTGAGGGCTGCAGCTGATCTGATAAACAGAGCAGAGCGGCCCGTGATAATAGCAGGCTTCGGTGCCCTGGAAGCAGCTGACAGTGTTGTTGAACTTGCGGAGAGGATAGGGGCAGCCATCGTATCCACCTTCAGGGGTAAGGGCATCGTTGATAATGACTACCCCCTCTACCTGGGCTGTCATGGTAGCCTGGGCTCGGCTGCTGCGGCCGAGGCTGTTAGGAAAGCAGATCTTCTCCTGGTTATCGGGTCATCATTCTCTGACCTCACCCGGATCCCGCCTCGGAGGACCCTCCAGGTCGACATCGACCCCATGATGGTAGCGAGGCGCCACCCGGTTGAGCAGGGCCTCACAGGAAGGTCCTCCCTCATAGTTCAGGAACTTATATCCATGGTGGAGGAGAAGGAAAGGGGGCCCTACCTGGCAGAACTGGGGGAACTCAGGGATGAATGGCTGGGACTCCTTGAATCAGAGGCTGATCCTTCACTGAGGCCCATCAGGCCCCAGTACATCATATCAGTCCTGAACAGGGAACTGGATGATGATGCCATCATAACCCTTGATGTTGGTGAGAACGGATGGTGGTTCGGCCGGAACTTCCAGATGAAGAGCACCAGAGGCTTCTCTTTTCAGGTTACCTGGGGGTCCATGGGTTTCGGTCTTCCGGCGGCCATCGCAGCACAGCTTGAATTCCCGGATAGACAGGTCGTTTGCATCAACAACAGGAACCTTGCAATGATAATGCAGGAGCAGCGTGTTGAAGGATTCCCTGTATGGCAGACAGAGCTCCAGGACTGTGACTTCGCAGGTTTTGCAGAGAACTGCGGGGGCCGGGGCCTGAGGGTGGATGATCCCGGTGAACTGGAGGACTCCGTGAGGGAGGCCCTGGGAACTGATGGTCCGGTCCTCGTGGACATTGAAACAGATCCACGGCGCTTCATCTGA